A genomic segment from Verrucomicrobiia bacterium encodes:
- a CDS encoding manganese catalase family protein: protein MILRIDKLATELPRPKAPNANAAAAVQELMGGKFGEMSTLMNYTFQSFNFRGRSKLRPFYDLVANIAAEEYSHIELVAATINLLCSGTTKRADRRTASGAKENDAPLANAKDFRNAYHFIASGQSALPVDSMGNPWNGTYVFSSGNLKLDLLHNFFLECGARANKIRVYEMTSDPTARAMIGFLLVRGGVHIVAYARALEKLTGADVGKLLPIPDVSNKKFPEARRHEDKGLHRILFRFSPEDYTRVGEIWNGPHPEDGEELIVENKIPEGAPWPELDDEPQLSSPGVDPDMIQYFAKAMGDVKYEEPMVNGGAAAKRRYRSTSRTGRR from the coding sequence ATGATACTGCGCATCGATAAACTGGCCACCGAGTTGCCAAGACCCAAAGCCCCCAATGCAAACGCCGCTGCGGCCGTCCAGGAATTGATGGGCGGGAAGTTTGGCGAAATGTCCACGCTGATGAACTACACGTTCCAGTCTTTCAACTTTCGCGGGCGCAGCAAATTACGTCCCTTCTATGATCTCGTTGCCAATATTGCCGCCGAGGAGTATTCACACATCGAGCTGGTTGCGGCCACCATCAACCTGCTCTGCAGCGGAACAACCAAACGCGCTGATCGCCGCACCGCAAGCGGCGCCAAGGAAAACGACGCGCCGCTCGCGAATGCAAAGGACTTTCGCAATGCGTATCACTTCATCGCCTCGGGGCAATCGGCGTTGCCAGTCGATTCCATGGGCAACCCGTGGAACGGCACCTACGTTTTCTCCAGCGGAAACCTGAAGCTGGATTTGTTGCACAACTTCTTTCTCGAATGCGGCGCGCGCGCAAACAAGATCCGGGTGTATGAGATGACTTCAGATCCAACAGCGCGTGCCATGATCGGCTTCCTGCTCGTCCGCGGTGGCGTGCACATTGTCGCGTACGCGCGGGCCCTCGAAAAGCTCACGGGCGCCGATGTCGGCAAGCTGTTGCCCATTCCTGACGTCAGCAACAAGAAGTTCCCCGAGGCCCGGCGCCACGAAGATAAAGGATTGCATCGGATTCTTTTCCGGTTCAGTCCCGAAGATTACACCCGCGTCGGTGAAATTTGGAATGGACCGCATCCTGAAGATGGCGAGGAATTGATTGTCGAAAACAAGATCCCGGAGGGCGCTCCCTGGCCGGAACTCGACGACGAACCGCAGTTGTCGTCTCCGGGAGTGGACCCGGACATGATCCAATACTTCGCGAAAGCCATGGGGGACGTGAAGTATGAAGAACCTATGGTGAATGGGGGTGCCGCTGCAAAGCGCCGTTATCGCAGCACATCCCGCACGGGCCGCAGGTAA
- a CDS encoding cytochrome P450, whose amino-acid sequence MDNEHLPEQDAASQPQSHDQRADYDAQRRRCPVAHNSTGGWSLYEHADVLRALLDHDTFSNAVSQHLSVPNGMDPPEHTPYRRLIEKYFTPERMQTFEPVCRKIAQGLVNDLVQRGQVEFMSEVASRFGVAVQCAFLGWPDTLQGTLLRWLRRNRDATLAQDRKALSEIAREFEAIIDDLLEKRRAAGSGPDVDITASLMHEEVWQRPLSNEELSSILRNWTAGEIGTISAAVGIIAEFLARRQDVQDRLRRERHLLPAAIDEILRIRGPLVSNRRITRRPVEIGNQQIGKGERITLNWVSANRDEKVFGNPDEFRLGRDPAKNLLYGAGIHVCPGAPLASLEMRAFLEELLNSTERIQLVADEPATLASYPASGFATLPLRFH is encoded by the coding sequence ATGGACAACGAACACCTTCCTGAACAGGACGCCGCGTCACAACCTCAATCTCACGATCAGCGGGCTGACTACGATGCGCAACGCCGGCGTTGTCCTGTTGCGCACAATTCAACTGGCGGGTGGTCTCTTTACGAACACGCGGACGTGCTGCGCGCCCTGCTTGATCATGACACTTTCAGCAATGCCGTTTCCCAGCATCTCTCAGTGCCGAACGGGATGGACCCGCCTGAACACACGCCGTATCGCAGGCTCATCGAAAAATATTTCACACCCGAGCGCATGCAGACCTTCGAGCCGGTTTGCCGCAAAATTGCGCAGGGCCTGGTAAACGATCTGGTGCAGCGGGGACAGGTGGAGTTCATGTCCGAGGTGGCTTCGCGGTTTGGTGTGGCGGTGCAGTGCGCCTTCCTGGGCTGGCCCGACACCCTGCAAGGAACGCTGCTGCGATGGCTGCGCAGGAATCGTGACGCAACGCTCGCGCAGGACCGGAAAGCGCTGTCGGAGATCGCGCGCGAGTTCGAAGCCATCATCGACGATCTGCTCGAGAAGAGACGCGCCGCCGGCTCCGGTCCGGATGTCGATATTACCGCATCCTTGATGCACGAAGAGGTCTGGCAGCGCCCGCTGAGCAATGAGGAGCTTTCAAGCATTCTTCGGAATTGGACTGCGGGCGAGATCGGCACCATTTCGGCCGCGGTTGGAATCATTGCAGAGTTCCTCGCCCGACGGCAGGACGTGCAGGATCGACTGCGCAGGGAACGCCACCTCCTTCCCGCCGCGATTGATGAGATCCTTCGCATCCGCGGTCCTCTCGTTTCCAATCGCCGCATCACCAGGCGCCCTGTGGAAATAGGCAACCAGCAGATCGGCAAGGGTGAACGGATCACTTTGAACTGGGTTTCGGCGAATCGGGATGAAAAGGTGTTCGGCAATCCTGACGAATTCCGGCTCGGCCGCGATCCAGCGAAGAATCTGCTGTATGGCGCGGGCATTCATGTGTGTCCCGGGGCGCCTCTTGCATCCCTGGAAATGCGCGCCTTCCTCGAGGAACTGCTCAATTCCACAGAGCGGATTCAGTTGGTTGCCGACGAGCCTGCAACGCTCGCCAGCTACCCTGCGAGTGGATTTGCAACATTGCCCCTGAGGTTTCACTGA
- a CDS encoding FAD-binding oxidoreductase, producing the protein MKISRRTFLRNAATATVASAAGCITMPDRDDSMVVNDVHTQLNPTRVHRVTPVRSMQEARNVLRRARRERRSISIAGGRHAAGGQQFATDVELIDTRLMSRVLHFDSAAGTIEVETGIQWPRLMGFLRQARVSGKPAWTVAQKQTGTDRLSIGGALAANAHGRGLTLPPFITHVESFTLIDTDGDVHLCSREHNPDLFSLAIGGYGLFGFIYSATLRLVPARKVRRVVQLLEVPELPGAFANRIRDGYLFGDFQFAIDPKSDAFLRRGIFACYEPIADSAPLPAERRKLTADEWKMLIYLAHTNPTAAFERYAEHYLATSGQLYESDTQYVSDYFDHYHGELDTRMGATVPATEVIGELNVPRDSLPQFLAAAKEELRRDDAAPLIYGTIRVIEKDDESFLCWARQDYACVIFNLHTPHTQEGKERTARTFRKLIDLAIGRGGSFYLTYHRYATREQVISCYPQFQAFLQQKLRYDPEELFQSNWYRHYKQVFA; encoded by the coding sequence ATGAAGATTTCCCGCAGAACCTTTCTCAGGAATGCAGCCACGGCAACAGTGGCCTCGGCTGCAGGATGCATCACGATGCCGGATCGCGACGATTCAATGGTCGTGAACGATGTCCACACGCAACTGAATCCCACGCGGGTCCACCGCGTGACTCCAGTGCGATCGATGCAAGAAGCCAGGAATGTTCTTCGCCGCGCCCGCCGCGAGCGTCGTTCCATCAGCATCGCTGGCGGGCGTCACGCAGCCGGAGGGCAGCAGTTTGCGACAGATGTTGAACTCATCGACACGCGCTTGATGTCCCGCGTCTTGCACTTCGACTCCGCGGCGGGGACCATCGAGGTCGAGACTGGAATACAATGGCCGCGATTGATGGGATTTCTGCGGCAGGCGCGAGTCAGCGGGAAGCCGGCCTGGACAGTCGCGCAGAAGCAAACGGGAACCGATCGGCTGAGCATTGGCGGCGCGCTCGCTGCAAATGCCCACGGCCGTGGTTTAACACTGCCGCCGTTCATAACGCATGTTGAGTCCTTCACGTTGATCGACACGGACGGCGACGTTCACCTTTGCAGCCGCGAACACAATCCGGATCTCTTCAGCCTGGCGATTGGCGGATACGGCCTGTTCGGTTTCATATATTCGGCGACCCTTCGGCTGGTGCCTGCTCGGAAAGTGCGGCGGGTGGTGCAGTTGCTTGAGGTTCCTGAATTGCCGGGGGCATTCGCGAACCGCATTCGCGATGGATATCTTTTTGGCGACTTCCAATTCGCGATAGATCCCAAGTCCGACGCTTTTCTTCGTCGCGGAATTTTCGCGTGCTACGAACCCATTGCCGACTCAGCTCCGCTGCCCGCGGAGAGGAGAAAGCTCACCGCCGACGAATGGAAAATGCTGATCTATCTTGCCCACACAAATCCAACCGCAGCCTTCGAACGCTATGCAGAGCATTATTTGGCAACGTCAGGCCAGCTCTACGAGTCGGATACGCAGTACGTGAGCGATTACTTCGACCATTATCACGGCGAACTGGACACACGAATGGGAGCGACAGTTCCGGCAACTGAGGTCATTGGCGAGTTGAACGTGCCTCGCGACTCTCTTCCGCAATTCCTTGCAGCGGCAAAGGAGGAGCTTCGCCGGGACGATGCAGCGCCTCTCATCTATGGAACCATTCGGGTCATTGAGAAGGACGACGAAAGTTTTCTCTGTTGGGCACGGCAGGATTACGCGTGTGTGATCTTCAACTTGCATACACCACACACACAGGAGGGAAAGGAACGGACGGCGCGAACCTTCCGAAAGCTCATCGATCTGGCAATCGGGCGCGGCGGCAGTTTTTACCTGACCTATCATCGATACGCGACGCGTGAACAGGTGATCTCCTGTTACCCGCAGTTTCAAGCATTCCTGCAACAGAAGCTCCGTTACGACCCCGAAGAGCTGTTTCAGAGCAATTGGTATCGTCACTACAAACAGGTATTCGCGTGA
- a CDS encoding DUF4185 domain-containing protein: MSSAAPMPELNARFERTEGWIGADGAYSAALSAERTLWLFSDTWVGTVRNGSRTNATIINNSIGVQTGNGDNGRLEFVFKQREDGSPDALITPADGRGWFWLQAGIEHRGKLYVFLSQVEKTADPGVFGFRHIGQWLGVISNPYDNPASWNIKQQKLPFAIFTGRRHLAFGAAVLRKGEEIYVYGTDDDLTVPVRNRRLVVAKVPSADLEHFSRWRFYYNGDWQSGSTKLSPLADHVATECSVTYLPAFQRYVLVYNENGLSDRILVRTAADPAGPWSTPSLAYTCPEMKQDARVFCYAAKAHPSEADDDEIVLSYVANSFDFSHAVADARLYWPRFVRLNFRFE; the protein is encoded by the coding sequence GTGTCGAGCGCCGCCCCGATGCCGGAACTCAATGCACGATTTGAGCGGACGGAAGGGTGGATCGGCGCAGACGGCGCGTATTCGGCCGCACTTTCAGCTGAGCGCACGCTTTGGTTATTCAGCGACACGTGGGTTGGGACAGTTCGGAATGGAAGCCGGACCAACGCAACCATAATTAATAATTCGATTGGAGTGCAGACTGGAAACGGAGACAACGGGCGCCTCGAGTTCGTTTTCAAGCAGCGCGAAGACGGGAGCCCCGATGCATTGATCACCCCTGCCGATGGAAGGGGATGGTTTTGGCTCCAGGCAGGAATTGAGCATCGGGGGAAACTTTATGTGTTTCTGTCGCAAGTTGAGAAAACTGCCGATCCCGGGGTTTTTGGTTTTCGCCACATAGGCCAATGGCTTGGCGTCATTTCGAATCCTTACGACAACCCCGCGTCCTGGAATATAAAACAACAGAAGCTGCCGTTTGCGATTTTTACCGGCCGACGCCACCTGGCCTTTGGCGCAGCCGTATTGCGGAAAGGTGAGGAGATTTACGTCTACGGCACTGATGACGATCTTACTGTTCCAGTTCGCAATCGCCGTTTGGTGGTCGCGAAAGTTCCATCAGCGGATCTAGAACATTTCAGCAGGTGGCGGTTTTATTACAACGGCGATTGGCAGAGTGGTTCCACGAAGTTGAGTCCGCTTGCGGACCACGTTGCAACCGAATGCTCCGTTACCTATCTGCCGGCTTTCCAACGTTACGTACTTGTCTACAACGAAAACGGATTATCCGATCGCATTCTGGTTCGAACCGCAGCCGATCCGGCGGGACCATGGTCCACGCCGAGCCTCGCATACACGTGTCCCGAGATGAAGCAGGACGCGCGTGTCTTCTGCTATGCGGCCAAGGCTCATCCGTCCGAAGCTGATGACGACGAGATCGTGCTGAGCTACGTCGCGAACTCCTTTGACTTCTCTCATGCTGTTGCCGACGCGCGTCTGTATTGGCCCCGCTTCGTCCGCCTTAATTTCCGGTTCGAATAA
- a CDS encoding chemotaxis protein CheD — MSLAAKWVIAPPRKTLVVGVADMAASNDPGAELVTYSLGSCLGITVYDPAKKIGGLLHVMLPDSAIDPAKGIDMPYMFVDTGVPRMFRAVCNLGAVRDRLIIKVAGGAQLLDPQRIFNIGERNNRCLRDLLSRNGYTIHAHDVGGPASRTIRMDMGTGQVSVKSPGTAAYFL, encoded by the coding sequence ATGTCGCTCGCAGCAAAGTGGGTTATTGCCCCGCCCCGAAAGACGCTCGTCGTGGGGGTGGCGGACATGGCCGCCAGCAATGACCCGGGCGCGGAACTGGTTACCTATTCACTGGGATCATGTCTCGGGATCACAGTTTACGATCCTGCAAAAAAGATTGGCGGACTTCTGCATGTCATGCTGCCGGATTCGGCGATTGATCCCGCGAAGGGGATCGATATGCCATACATGTTCGTCGATACGGGTGTTCCCCGGATGTTCCGCGCTGTGTGCAACCTGGGAGCTGTCCGGGATCGGCTTATTATTAAGGTCGCCGGCGGTGCTCAGTTGCTCGACCCCCAGCGGATTTTCAACATCGGCGAGCGGAACAATCGCTGTCTGCGCGACCTGCTTAGCCGGAACGGCTACACGATCCACGCGCACGACGTCGGAGGGCCGGCCTCACGGACAATTCGCATGGATATGGGCACTGGCCAAGTCTCGGTCAAGAGCCCGGGAACCGCTGCATACTTTTTATGA
- a CDS encoding HDOD domain-containing protein — MTAEEMVEQSKDTRFASQAALRLVSLLDQPDAGNDSVVDILRCDNVLTAKLLRACNSPYFGFSEISSVDQAVMLLGHQQILETVLALEFSATMQVPLPGYAVEAKELWHHSLATANAAELIAKTGMIDAELGAAFTAGLLHDIGKLVMNHVLIPERQSEIRSRISAGSARVVAEQEVLGTDHARVGAALLRKWNLPAAIVEAVEYHHQPMLKPSPGLSAIAHIADVSVHLAGSAPGWDAYAIAIQDDLAEELGITQERLELLVIDVRESFARVEEMMSMV; from the coding sequence ATGACTGCTGAAGAAATGGTTGAACAATCAAAGGACACGCGATTTGCATCGCAGGCGGCCTTGCGCCTCGTGAGTCTGCTGGACCAGCCCGACGCAGGCAACGACTCGGTCGTCGATATTCTCCGATGCGACAACGTGCTCACGGCGAAGCTGCTGCGCGCTTGCAATTCGCCCTATTTCGGATTCAGCGAGATCTCCTCAGTCGATCAGGCCGTCATGCTGCTTGGGCACCAACAGATCCTCGAAACGGTGCTCGCCCTTGAGTTCAGCGCGACGATGCAGGTTCCCCTGCCAGGCTACGCCGTTGAGGCGAAGGAACTCTGGCACCATTCTCTCGCCACTGCGAACGCAGCGGAGCTGATCGCGAAAACGGGAATGATCGATGCCGAACTCGGGGCAGCGTTCACGGCGGGGTTGCTTCATGACATTGGAAAATTAGTCATGAACCACGTGCTGATCCCGGAGCGTCAGTCGGAAATCCGGAGCCGCATCAGCGCGGGATCCGCCCGCGTAGTGGCCGAACAGGAAGTTCTTGGAACTGACCATGCGCGAGTGGGCGCGGCATTGCTGCGAAAGTGGAATCTTCCCGCTGCGATAGTAGAAGCCGTCGAATATCACCATCAGCCGATGCTGAAACCGAGTCCGGGTCTCTCGGCCATCGCCCACATTGCTGACGTTTCAGTGCACCTGGCTGGTTCTGCGCCGGGCTGGGATGCTTACGCGATTGCAATCCAGGATGACCTGGCAGAGGAGTTGGGTATTACGCAAGAAAGATTGGAATTGCTCGTTATTGATGTCCGTGAATCTTTCGCCCGCGTCGAGGAAATGATGAGCATGGTATGA